The Erythrobacter sp. HL-111 DNA segment CCAGCACCCGGCCGACCTCGTGGCCGACGATGATGCCGCCCATCGCCGGGGAGACGACGGTGTCGACGCGCTCCACCACGTCGGCGGGGATGCCCGCCACCACCGCTTCGGCCAGGCGGGCAGCGCGCGCGGGGTTCATGAGAACGCGCGCGCATTGCAGGTAATGGCCGCTGTGCCTGCCCGAGGAAAGTTTGAAATGCCCTTCGAGCAGCGCGCCCGAGGCGCGGAATTCGGCGAGCACTTCGGCCTCGTTCATGGGGCGCAAGGGGGGGTGTGTCATGCTGGGAACCTGTTGGATGGAGCGGCGGGCCGCGTGTGTGCAAACCCCGGATTTGCGCGGGCTTGCGCGGTCGGCATGGAAGCTTGCATAAAAATCTCCCTAGTAGCGCTTGAGGGTACGGGCAAGCGCGGCTAAGGCGGCCCCAACACTGGCAAAGCTGTCGGCGTTGCGTCGCCCTTCCCGCCTTTCTAAAGGTTTCGAACGGGGTGACACGGGATCAGATCTGGAAACAACTTAGGCACATGAAGATGGGTCACACCCTCCGTATCAAATTCGCTACCCTGTCGCTGCTGGCCGCGCTGGCGTTCGTCGCCGCGCCGCAGGCGGTCGTCGCGCAGGACGATGCCGACGCCATCTCCGCCGCGCCGGGCAGCGGCGAGAACTTCGGCGAAGCGCCCGAGAGCGCGGCCGAGGGCGAAATCGTCGCCAGCGAGACTGTCCCGCCCCAGACCGAAGGTGCCTACTCCCCGATGGCCCCGACCAGGGACAAGGGGATGCCGACCGACCCGCGCACCGGCGAACCGGGCGCGATGGCCAAGTCGCTGACTTTCCAGGACCAGTATTCCAAGGACGGGGAATACGCGCTGTGGATGCACAACTGGTTCCTGCTGCCGGTGATCACCGCGATCTCGCTGCTGGTTCTGGGCCTGCTGCTCTATGTCGTGGTCCGCTACAGCCGCCGGGCCAATCCCGAACCGTCGAAGACGACCCACAACACCGCGATCGAGGTGGTCTGGACGATCCTGCCCGCCGCGATCCTCGTCGTGATCGCCGTGCCTTCGCTCACCCTGCTCGCGCGCCAGTACGAAACCCCGCCGGAAGACGCGGTGACGATCAAGGCGACCGGTTACCAGTGGTACTGGGGCTATTCCTATCCCGACCATGGCGAGATCGAGGTCATCTCGAACATGCTGTCGGACGCCGATGCCATCAAGAACGGCGAACCGCCGCAGCTCGCGGTCGACAACCGCATGGTCGTGCCCGTGGGCGTGCCGCTGCGGATCCAGACGATCGGCGCGGACGTGATCCATTCCTTCGCGATCCCGTCGCTGTGGTTCAAGCAGGACGCGATCCCCGGCCGCCTCAACGAGAAGCTGCTGACGATCGACGAGCCGGGCGTCTATTACGGCCAGTGCAGCGAGCTGTGCGGGACGCGCCATGCCTACATGCCGATCGCGATCGAGGCCCTGCCGCCGGACGAATTCGCCGCATGGGTCCGCTCGCAGGGCGGCACCATGCCGGGTGACGAGGCGGTCGAAGAAGCTTCCGCCGCCGAGGACACCGCGGTCGAGGAAACGACCGAAGTGGCGCTTGCCCTGTAATCTGCGCCCGACCGATCAGAACGAATACGAACCGACCGAGAGACGAACACAATGGCCACCACAGCTGAAGGCTTCGACATCCACCGGGAAGATCACGCGGACACGCACGCGGATCACAAGCCGGGCTTCTTCGCCCGCTGGTTCATGTCGACCAACCACAAGGACATCGGCACGCTCTATCTGATCTTCGCGATCATCGCGGGGATCATCGGGGGCGCGATCTCGGGCATCATGCGGCTGGAACTGGCCGAACCGGGGATCCAGTACCTGACCTGGTGGGCCGGCTTCATGGGCGGGGGCGAGGATCTCAACACCGCGCTCCACATGTGGAACGTGTTCATCACCGCGCACGGCCTCATCATGGTGTTCTTCATGGTCATGCCGGCCATGATCGGCGGCTTCGGCAACTGGTTCGTGCCGCTGATGATCGGCGCGCCGGACATGGCCTTCCCGCGCATGAACAACGTCTCGTTCTGGCTGACGGTGGCGGGCTTCTTCTCGCTGCTGTTCTCGATGTTCGTGCCGGGCGGCGCGGGCAACGGCGCGGGCGTGGGCTGGACGGTCTACGCTCCGCTTTCGACCACCGGCTCGCCCGGTCCCGCGGTCGATTTCGCGATCTTCTCGCTCCACCTCGCCGGCGCGGGCTCGATCCTGGGTGCGACCAACTTCATCACCACCATCTTCAACATGCGCGCGCCGGGCATGACCCTGCACAAGATGCCGCTGTTCGTGTGGTCGGTGCTGGTCACGGCCTTCCTGCTGCTGCTCGCCCTGCCGGTTCTGGCCGCAGCGATCACCATGCTGCTGACCGATCGCAATTTCGGGACGACCTTCTTCGATCCGGCGGGCGGCGGCGACCCGGTGCTCTATCAGCACCTGTTCTGGTTCTTCGGCCACCCGGAAGTCTACATCATGATCCTGCCGGGCTTCGGCATGATCTCGCAGATCGTCGCGACCTTCAGCCGCAAGCCCGTGTTCGGCTATCTCGGCATGGCCTACGCCATGGTCGCGATCGGCGTCGTCGGCTTCATCGTGTGGGCGCACCACATGTACACGGTCGGTCTCGACGTGAACACGAAGATGTACTTCACCGCGGCCACCATGGTCATCGCGGTCCCGACCGGCGTGAAGATCTTCAGCTGGGTTGCGACGATGTGGGGCGGCAGCCTCGAATTCAAGTCGCCGCTCGTGTGGTCGCTGGGCTTCATCTTCCTGTTCACCGTGGGCGGCGTGACTGGCGTCGTGCTGGCCAACGGCGGCATCGACGACAATCTGCACGACACCTACTACGTCGTCGCGCACTTCCACTATGTGCTGTCGATGGGCGCGGTGTTCTCGATGTTCGCGGGCTTCTACTACTGGTTCCCGAAGATGAGCGGGCGGATGCATTCCGAACTGCTCAGCCACATCCACTTCTGGCTGTTCTTCATCGGGGTGAACGTGATCTTCTTCCCGCAGCACTTCCTCGGGATGCAGGGGATGCCGCGGCGCTATCCGGACTACACCGAAGCCTTCACGCTGTGGCACCAGGTGAGCACCTACGGCTATTACATCATGGCGTTCTCGATGGTGTTCTTCTTCATCAACATCGCCTACTCGCTGGCCGCCGGTCGCCGGGCCGAAGGCAATCCGTGGGGCGAAGGCGCGACGACGCTCGAATGGACGCTGTCCTCGCCGCCGCCGTTCCACCAGTTCGAGACGCTGCCGGTGATCGAGGATCATCACAGCTACCACGATCACCGTCCGCTCGGCGACAAGCCGGCGACCGCCTGACGGGAGAGCTTTTCGCAAAGGCCCCCCCCGACGCGGGGCCTGTCGACAAGGGAAAACGGGGGAGGGCGCGCCGGCGGGTGCGCCTTCCTTCGAATAGAGAACACGATGATGCAGACCACAGCGAACCAGACGAGCCTGATGCCGGCCGAATGGCGTGATTTCTTCACGCTGACGAAACCGCGCGTGATGACGCTGGTGATCTTCACCGGGATCTGCGGCCTGCTGGCGGCGCCGGGGACGATCCACCCGGTGCTGGGCTTCACCGCGATCCTCGCCATCGCGATGGGCGCGGGCGGTTCGGCGGCGCTCAACCACTGGTGGGAAGCCGATCTCGACAAGGGCATGAAGCGCACCGCCAAGCGCCCCCTGCCCGCGGGCCGGATGCGGCGCGAGGACGCGCGCGATTTCGGCGTGTTCCTGTCGGCGGTCTCGGTCGTGCTGATGGGCGTCGCGATCGGCTGGCTCGCCGCGACGACGCTCGCCATCGCGATCGTCTACTACGCCGTCGTCTACACGATGTGGCTCAAGCCGCGCACGCCGCAGAACATCGTCATCGGGGGCGGTTCGGGCGCCTTCCCGCCGTTGATCGGCTGGGTCGCGGTCACGGGCGAGATCACCGCCATGCCGGTGCTGCTCTTCGCGATCATCTTCTTCTGGACCCCGCCGCATTTCTGGGCGCTCGCGCTGTTCGTGAAGTCGGACTACGCCAAGGTCGGCATCCCCATGCTGCCGGTGGTCGCGGGCGAGAGGACGACGCGCCAGCACATCCTCGTCTACACCTTCGTCCTCGCGCCCATCGCCATCGCGCCGTGGGTCATCGGCGGGACGAGCTGGGTCTATGGTTCGGTTGCCGTGGTCCTTTCCGCCCTCTTCATCGCGCTCGCCGTCCCCGTCGGCACGCGGGAGCGGCGCGAAGAGGATTCGATGCGCGAGGAAAAGCTGCTCTTCAAGTTCTCGATCTACTACCTCTTCGCCCTCTTCGCCGCGCTGGTCGCCGACCGGGTGCTGTTCGCGAACGGCCTGATCGGGCCGGGGATGCTCCAGGGGATCGGGGCGTGACGCCGGAAGAGGAAGAGGAATTCAAGCGCCGCCGCAAGAGCCGCAATCTCGTGGTCGGCGGGACCCTGTTGTTCTTCGTGGTGCTGTTCTACGCCATCACCCTCGTGCGGATGGGAGACTGACATGGGCACGACCGCGCTCGATATCGAAACCTCGCGCCGGAACCTGCGGACCGGATTGTTCGCGCTCCTGTTCGCCGCGTTCATGCTCGGGCTCGGCTATGCGGCCGTGCCGCTCTACGACCTGTTCTGCCGGGTCACGGGCTTTGCCGGAACGACGCAGGTCGCTTCCGAGGACGACGCCGCGCGCGCCGCGGCCGCGGGGGTCAACCGCACGATCTCGGTCCGGTTCGACGCCTCCACCGCGAGCGGGATGCCGTGGAGCTTCCGCCCGGACCAGAGAACCGAAACCGTCCGCATCGGCGAACGCGACATCGCCACCTACACCGCGGTCAACAATTCCGACGAGCCGATCACCGGCACCGCGACCTTCAACGTCGAGCCGGCGCAGGCCGGGCGCTATTTCCAGAAGGTCCAGTGCTTCTGCTTCACCGAACAGACGCTGCAGCCGGGCGAGAAGGTCAACATGCCGGTCCTGTTCTACATCGATCCCGCGATCGAGCAGGACGAGGTCATGGCCGATGTCGAACAGATCACGCTGAGCTACACTTTCCACCGCGCGAAGGAGCCCGTATCGAGCGGGCTCGCGC contains these protein-coding regions:
- a CDS encoding heme o synthase, encoding MMQTTANQTSLMPAEWRDFFTLTKPRVMTLVIFTGICGLLAAPGTIHPVLGFTAILAIAMGAGGSAALNHWWEADLDKGMKRTAKRPLPAGRMRREDARDFGVFLSAVSVVLMGVAIGWLAATTLAIAIVYYAVVYTMWLKPRTPQNIVIGGGSGAFPPLIGWVAVTGEITAMPVLLFAIIFFWTPPHFWALALFVKSDYAKVGIPMLPVVAGERTTRQHILVYTFVLAPIAIAPWVIGGTSWVYGSVAVVLSALFIALAVPVGTRERREEDSMREEKLLFKFSIYYLFALFAALVADRVLFANGLIGPGMLQGIGA
- a CDS encoding cytochrome c oxidase assembly protein, translated to MGTTALDIETSRRNLRTGLFALLFAAFMLGLGYAAVPLYDLFCRVTGFAGTTQVASEDDAARAAAAGVNRTISVRFDASTASGMPWSFRPDQRTETVRIGERDIATYTAVNNSDEPITGTATFNVEPAQAGRYFQKVQCFCFTEQTLQPGEKVNMPVLFYIDPAIEQDEVMADVEQITLSYTFHRAKEPVSSGLAR
- the ctaD gene encoding cytochrome c oxidase subunit I, with protein sequence MATTAEGFDIHREDHADTHADHKPGFFARWFMSTNHKDIGTLYLIFAIIAGIIGGAISGIMRLELAEPGIQYLTWWAGFMGGGEDLNTALHMWNVFITAHGLIMVFFMVMPAMIGGFGNWFVPLMIGAPDMAFPRMNNVSFWLTVAGFFSLLFSMFVPGGAGNGAGVGWTVYAPLSTTGSPGPAVDFAIFSLHLAGAGSILGATNFITTIFNMRAPGMTLHKMPLFVWSVLVTAFLLLLALPVLAAAITMLLTDRNFGTTFFDPAGGGDPVLYQHLFWFFGHPEVYIMILPGFGMISQIVATFSRKPVFGYLGMAYAMVAIGVVGFIVWAHHMYTVGLDVNTKMYFTAATMVIAVPTGVKIFSWVATMWGGSLEFKSPLVWSLGFIFLFTVGGVTGVVLANGGIDDNLHDTYYVVAHFHYVLSMGAVFSMFAGFYYWFPKMSGRMHSELLSHIHFWLFFIGVNVIFFPQHFLGMQGMPRRYPDYTEAFTLWHQVSTYGYYIMAFSMVFFFINIAYSLAAGRRAEGNPWGEGATTLEWTLSSPPPFHQFETLPVIEDHHSYHDHRPLGDKPATA
- the coxB gene encoding cytochrome c oxidase subunit II — protein: MKMGHTLRIKFATLSLLAALAFVAAPQAVVAQDDADAISAAPGSGENFGEAPESAAEGEIVASETVPPQTEGAYSPMAPTRDKGMPTDPRTGEPGAMAKSLTFQDQYSKDGEYALWMHNWFLLPVITAISLLVLGLLLYVVVRYSRRANPEPSKTTHNTAIEVVWTILPAAILVVIAVPSLTLLARQYETPPEDAVTIKATGYQWYWGYSYPDHGEIEVISNMLSDADAIKNGEPPQLAVDNRMVVPVGVPLRIQTIGADVIHSFAIPSLWFKQDAIPGRLNEKLLTIDEPGVYYGQCSELCGTRHAYMPIAIEALPPDEFAAWVRSQGGTMPGDEAVEEASAAEDTAVEETTEVALAL